One genomic window of Hemiscyllium ocellatum isolate sHemOce1 chromosome 25, sHemOce1.pat.X.cur, whole genome shotgun sequence includes the following:
- the tefm gene encoding transcription elongation factor, mitochondrial, whose product MSVRGVRGFVIRGWQCIFQQPRLPKMVQHQSFLLCTCCKEGHYAPADLHELDCLQPDTAADDIDGCYTAQQRAAVLRVLNTASREELAGIKLLRGRKSANIVEYRAGRGPFTNLQSLLEVPLFKHKTIMKVCQSILNPSQEPGKKEKKFQGLKFIKPDVERKRLLAVKSIVSVVFGIRKIAWAHVDRNLTVLDWNQETSHRYMKGPYLPSIYLEEISSAVSKIPKADFFILEKPSISVQNTNLFPVTLHLRTIEAMLHGLLGASFLEDGQHKVLSVVRTAVGKHFELMVGESRTSGRELVQQFMIDSVTQEHPRVLFPRDTLARYRRLFQKGNADRGEEMCDALLQAVAFYEFLFNNP is encoded by the exons ATGTCGGTGAGGGGAGTGAGAGGCTTCGTGATCCGAG GATGGCAGTGTATATTCCAGCAGCCAAGGCTTCCCAAGATGGTGCAACACCAGAGCTTTCTCCTGTGCACTTGTTGTAAGGAAGGTCACTATGCTCCTGCAGATCTCCATGAGCTTGACTGTTTGCAGCCTGACACTGCGGCCGATGACATTGACGGGTGCTACACTGCCCAGCAGCGGGCAGCTGTCctgagggtactgaacacagctTCCCGCGAGGAGCTGGCAGGAATCAAGCTGCTGCGGGGCAGAAAGTCGGCCAACATTGTGGAGTACAGGGCGGGGCGCGGACCATTCACCAACCTGCAGAGTCTGTTGGAGGTGCCCCTCTTCAAACACAAAACTATAATGAAGGTGTGTCAGTCAATCCTGAACCCCAGTCAGGAGCCTGGGaagaaagagaagaaattccaggGTTTGAAATTTATCAAACCTGACGTAGAACGAAAGCGACTTCTG GCAGTAAAAAGCATCGTGTCAGTTGTGTTTGGAATCCGTAAGATTGCATGGGCTCACGTGGATCGGAATCTGACTGTCCTGGACTGGAACCAGGAAACGAGTCATCGATACATGAAAGGACCGTACCTGCCCTCCATCTACCTCGAGGAG ATCTCCTCCGCCGTCTCAAAAATCCCCAAAGCTGATTTCTTCATCTTGGAGAAGCCCAGCATCTCAGTCCAGAACACCAACCTGTTCCCTGTGACTTTGCACTTGCGCACTATCGAGGCTATGCTACACGGGCTGCTGGGGGCAAGTTTCCTGGAGGATGGTCAGCACAAGGTGCTGAGCGTGGTGCGTACTGCTGTCGGGAAGCACTTTGAGTTGATGGTGGGGGAATCCCGGACGAGTGGCAGGGAACTGGTCCAGCAGTTCATGATTGACTCAGTGACACAGGAGCACCCTCGGGTGCTGTTCCCTCGGGACACTTTGGCCCGTTACAGGAGACTGTTTCAGAAGGGAAATGCAGATCGGGGAGAGGAAATGTGTGATGCTTTGCTGCAGGCTGTTGCTTTCTATGAATTTCTGTTTAACAATCCTTAA